One Candidatus Polarisedimenticolia bacterium genomic region harbors:
- a CDS encoding ATPase, T2SS/T4P/T4SS family, whose translation MKRPLIQEILRQSGLADEAGLARALEIQARDGGSIGRILSELGLASEIDVARAVAKGLGLEFVDLAETGPPAESDLCLPAAFCRQRKVLPLGAQGRSLGLAMADPLDHSTIQDVEFRTSKWIVAAVAAETAIMKMVKDLFPEVPDSRTQYDLMPNVAPEGELESSHEEDYEVLDPAELAKDVRLPPIVRLVNLILTDAAKSGASDIHIEPQEDSLLVRQRVDGMLRDVLKIPKHLQLSVVSRLKIISGMDIAERRKPQDGRSRLRVQQRKIDLRVSSLPTNFGEKVVIRLLDSANARIEMSQLAFSADHLRRFQELLSRPQGMILVTGPTGSGKTSTLYASLNWVKSPVKNIITVEDPIEYQLAGINQVQINTKAGVTFAAGLRSILRQDPNIVLVGEIRDQETAGIALEAAQTGHLILSTLHTNDAPSSISRLIDLGIEPFMVASSVCGILAQRLTRRVCQDCARDAAPAADTLEKIGRAATPPGTPRWRAGAGCDACAQSGYRGRVAIHELLLVTDEIRDLIGRRAPEHQLREAGRRAGMRSLMEDGIDKAAQGLTTLEEVLRVAPPDEAKPGAGVWHAPQEAPSRPAPAAASQSSATGSMAAGATCRVLVVEDSPTVVTVIKYFLENEGFEVLVAEDGVAGLKLAQSATPEVVVSDLNMPGMDGIALTKALREDPRTRGAAIIILTSETSVESESKGLEIGADDYLAKPVEPKRLAARIKALLGRARARRAAGG comes from the coding sequence ATGAAGCGGCCGCTGATCCAGGAGATTCTCAGGCAGTCCGGGCTCGCCGACGAGGCCGGCCTGGCCAGGGCCCTCGAAATCCAGGCGCGCGATGGCGGATCGATCGGCCGGATCCTGTCCGAACTGGGCCTGGCGTCCGAAATCGACGTCGCCCGGGCGGTCGCGAAGGGGCTCGGCCTCGAGTTCGTCGACCTGGCCGAGACGGGGCCGCCCGCCGAGTCGGACCTCTGCCTGCCCGCCGCGTTCTGCCGCCAGCGGAAGGTGCTCCCTCTCGGGGCCCAGGGCCGATCCCTGGGGCTGGCCATGGCCGATCCCCTGGATCACTCCACGATCCAGGACGTGGAGTTCCGGACGAGCAAGTGGATCGTCGCGGCGGTGGCCGCCGAAACCGCCATCATGAAGATGGTGAAGGACCTCTTCCCGGAAGTGCCCGATTCCCGCACGCAGTACGACCTGATGCCCAATGTCGCCCCGGAGGGCGAGCTCGAATCGTCGCACGAAGAGGACTACGAGGTCCTCGATCCGGCCGAGCTGGCGAAGGACGTGCGCCTGCCGCCGATCGTCCGCCTGGTGAACCTGATCCTGACCGACGCGGCCAAGTCGGGAGCGAGCGACATCCACATCGAGCCGCAGGAGGACTCCCTCCTGGTGCGGCAACGGGTGGACGGGATGCTGAGGGACGTGCTGAAGATCCCGAAGCACCTGCAGCTGTCGGTCGTCTCGCGGCTGAAGATCATCTCGGGAATGGACATCGCCGAGCGGCGCAAGCCGCAGGACGGACGCAGCCGGCTGCGCGTCCAGCAGAGGAAGATCGACCTGCGCGTCTCGTCGCTGCCGACCAACTTCGGCGAGAAGGTCGTCATCCGTCTCCTGGACAGCGCCAATGCCCGGATCGAAATGAGCCAGCTGGCGTTCTCGGCGGATCATCTGCGACGGTTCCAGGAGCTGCTGTCGCGTCCCCAGGGGATGATCCTGGTCACGGGCCCCACGGGCAGCGGCAAGACCTCGACGCTCTATGCCTCCCTCAACTGGGTCAAGTCCCCGGTCAAGAACATCATCACGGTCGAGGATCCGATCGAGTACCAGCTCGCGGGGATCAACCAGGTGCAGATCAACACGAAGGCCGGTGTGACCTTCGCCGCCGGCCTGCGCTCCATTCTGCGCCAGGACCCGAACATCGTCCTGGTGGGAGAGATCCGCGACCAGGAGACCGCCGGCATCGCGCTGGAGGCGGCCCAGACAGGGCATCTCATCCTGAGCACCCTGCACACCAACGACGCCCCTTCGTCGATCTCGCGCCTCATCGACCTCGGTATCGAGCCGTTCATGGTCGCCTCCTCCGTCTGCGGCATCCTGGCCCAGCGGCTGACCCGGAGGGTCTGCCAGGATTGCGCGCGCGACGCCGCGCCTGCGGCGGACACCCTGGAGAAAATCGGCCGGGCGGCGACGCCGCCCGGAACGCCCCGCTGGCGGGCCGGCGCAGGCTGCGACGCGTGCGCCCAATCGGGCTACCGCGGACGCGTGGCGATCCACGAGCTGCTCCTGGTCACGGACGAGATCCGCGATCTGATCGGCCGCCGGGCGCCCGAGCACCAGCTTCGCGAGGCGGGGCGACGGGCCGGCATGCGATCGCTCATGGAGGACGGCATCGACAAGGCGGCCCAGGGCCTGACGACCCTCGAGGAAGTGCTGCGCGTGGCCCCTCCGGACGAGGCGAAACCCGGGGCGGGCGTCTGGCACGCCCCCCAGGAGGCACCGTCCCGTCCCGCGCCGGCGGCCGCCTCGCAGTCGTCCGCCACCGGGTCCATGGCCGCCGGCGCCACGTGCCGCGTGCTGGTCGTGGAGGACAGCCCGACGGTGGTCACGGTCATCAAGTACTTCCTGGAAAACGAGGGCTTCGAGGTCCTGGTCGCCGAGGACGGCGTCGCCGGTCTCAAGCTGGCTCAAAGCGCGACGCCTGAGGTCGTGGTGAGCGACCTGAACATGCCGGGCATGGACGGGATCGCCCTCACGAAGGCGTTGCGCGAGGATCCCCGGACGCGCGGTGCGGCCATCATCATTCTGACTTCCGAGACCAGCGTCGAGTCCGAGTCGAAGGGCCTCGAGATCGGCGCCGATGACTACCTCGCCAAGCCGGTCGAGCCGAAGCGCCTGGCCGCCCGCATCAAGGCCCTGCTCGGCCGCGCCCGGGCGCGGCGCGCCGCGGGCGGCTGA
- a CDS encoding response regulator — MELRLDGPAALRADAHFREHHGRIIRRTDRLFAGLLAAEWAGGIAVALLISPLAWAGTSSTLHIHLWAALLLGGAISAFPITLALMRPGTHLTRHAIAIGQMLFAGLLIHLTGGRIETHFIVFGSLAFLAFYRDWRVLITATVVVALDHLLRGLLWPESVYGVLSASIWRTIEHAWWVVFEDLFLIAACLQGIQEMRGIAGRRAQLESVNDLVETQVQARTADLRKSEDRFRKLSESSPIGIFQTDAAGRCVYTNPRWQHLTGLSLEESLGDGWSRGIHPEDRASVFEEWGACAREGRAFDREIRYQTPEGIVRVAHVRSGVVHDLSGAITEHIGSVLDVTERKQIEGETRKARDAAEAATRAKSEFLANMSHEIRTPMNGVIGMTGLLMDTELTADQREYVRMLRGSGEALLTLVNDILDFSKIEAGKLEIEMIDFDLHTVVQEAVNLLAEKAHHKKLELAFLVHPEVPGAVRGDPGRLRQILINLVGNAIKFTQSGEVVLRARLAAEGGESRTIRFEVSDTGIGIDAESRDRLFQPFMQAEGSTTRKFGGTGLGLAISRQLTELMGGRIGVESEPDKGSTFWFTVRLENRAGAVGAPPPPRESLRGLRLLVVDDNTTNRRILMEQARSWGMIPEEAPGGREALGILAAAANRGQRHDLAIVDMQMPEMDGLQLARAIKTDRRLADLRLIMLTSIGIRGHAAEAHRAGYAGYLTKPSGQSQLYDCIATVMTGDTAGIPAGGAEAAAGGTVAVATGGQAVQRPLVTRHSLKEAKAQGQRRVLVADDNETNQMVAVQILRRLGYHAEVAANGAEALEAFRTMPFDLILMDCQMPQMDGFEATRAIREAERITGRHMPIVAATANAMRGDREKCLATGMDDYLPKPVKMEDLKTTLERWIPPRPAANTGSQSARPARSPSDGKAPADRKPASPSRSGSGKKKKGRPGNPLDPEVFGQLRQADGGHGGFLAMLIDKFFEEAPARLATLSDAALRGDREALVKAAHSLKGSSGTLGARELSEMCAGLEECGKAGRLNEAGLRLSAIQKEYDRVRKALDAERPSGAAGRRSA, encoded by the coding sequence ATGGAGCTCCGCCTCGACGGACCGGCTGCCCTCCGCGCCGACGCCCACTTTCGCGAGCACCACGGCAGGATCATCCGGAGGACCGATCGCCTGTTCGCCGGTCTTCTGGCGGCCGAGTGGGCTGGAGGGATCGCCGTCGCGCTCCTGATTTCACCCCTCGCGTGGGCGGGAACCTCGAGCACGTTGCACATCCACCTCTGGGCTGCCCTCCTGCTCGGCGGCGCCATCTCCGCCTTCCCGATCACCCTGGCCCTGATGCGACCCGGGACCCACCTCACCCGGCACGCCATCGCGATCGGCCAGATGCTCTTTGCCGGTCTCCTGATCCATCTCACCGGCGGCCGGATCGAGACGCACTTCATCGTCTTCGGCTCCCTGGCCTTCCTGGCCTTCTACCGCGACTGGCGCGTGCTCATCACCGCGACGGTGGTGGTCGCCCTGGATCATCTGCTGCGCGGCCTGCTGTGGCCCGAGTCGGTGTACGGCGTCCTGTCGGCCAGCATCTGGCGCACGATCGAGCACGCCTGGTGGGTCGTCTTCGAGGACCTATTCCTGATCGCGGCCTGCCTGCAGGGGATCCAGGAGATGCGGGGCATCGCCGGGCGCCGCGCGCAGCTCGAGAGCGTGAACGACCTCGTGGAGACACAGGTCCAGGCCAGGACCGCCGACCTCAGGAAGAGCGAAGACCGTTTCCGCAAATTGAGCGAATCGTCACCGATCGGGATCTTCCAGACCGATGCGGCCGGACGGTGCGTCTATACCAACCCACGCTGGCAGCACCTGACGGGACTGAGCCTGGAGGAGAGCCTCGGGGACGGCTGGAGCCGGGGGATCCATCCGGAAGACCGCGCCAGCGTGTTCGAGGAGTGGGGCGCCTGCGCGCGCGAGGGGCGCGCATTCGACCGCGAGATTCGGTACCAGACTCCGGAGGGGATCGTCCGCGTCGCGCACGTCCGATCGGGGGTGGTCCACGACCTCTCGGGCGCGATCACCGAGCACATCGGCAGCGTCCTGGACGTCACGGAGCGCAAGCAGATCGAAGGGGAAACGCGCAAGGCGCGTGATGCGGCCGAGGCCGCGACCCGTGCGAAGTCGGAGTTCCTGGCCAACATGAGCCACGAGATCCGAACGCCGATGAACGGCGTGATCGGCATGACCGGGCTCCTGATGGACACCGAGCTGACGGCCGACCAGCGCGAGTACGTCCGGATGCTCCGTGGATCGGGCGAGGCTCTCCTGACCCTGGTCAACGACATCCTCGACTTCTCCAAGATCGAGGCGGGCAAGCTCGAGATCGAGATGATCGATTTCGACCTGCACACCGTGGTGCAGGAGGCCGTGAATCTCCTCGCCGAAAAGGCTCACCACAAGAAGCTGGAGCTCGCCTTCCTGGTCCACCCCGAGGTGCCCGGTGCGGTGCGCGGGGATCCGGGCCGCCTGCGCCAGATCCTGATCAACCTGGTCGGCAACGCGATCAAGTTCACGCAGAGCGGCGAGGTGGTCCTGCGCGCCAGGCTGGCCGCGGAGGGGGGGGAGAGCCGGACCATCCGCTTCGAAGTCTCCGACACCGGCATCGGCATCGACGCGGAGTCGCGCGATCGCCTGTTCCAGCCGTTCATGCAGGCCGAGGGATCGACCACGCGCAAGTTCGGAGGGACCGGCCTCGGCCTGGCAATCTCCCGCCAGCTCACCGAGCTGATGGGCGGCCGGATCGGCGTCGAGAGCGAGCCGGACAAGGGGAGCACGTTCTGGTTCACGGTGCGGCTCGAGAATCGTGCCGGAGCCGTCGGGGCCCCGCCACCGCCGCGCGAGAGCTTGCGCGGTCTCCGGCTGCTCGTCGTGGACGACAACACCACGAACCGCCGGATCTTGATGGAGCAGGCCCGCTCGTGGGGAATGATTCCCGAGGAGGCGCCCGGAGGCCGTGAGGCGCTGGGGATCCTCGCCGCCGCCGCGAACAGGGGACAGCGTCACGACCTGGCGATCGTCGACATGCAGATGCCCGAGATGGACGGCCTGCAGCTCGCCCGCGCGATCAAGACCGACCGCCGACTTGCGGACCTGCGGCTGATCATGCTGACCAGCATCGGCATCCGGGGCCATGCCGCCGAAGCGCACCGGGCCGGCTACGCCGGATACCTCACCAAGCCGTCGGGGCAGTCGCAGCTCTACGACTGCATCGCCACGGTCATGACGGGCGATACGGCGGGCATCCCGGCCGGCGGGGCCGAGGCCGCGGCGGGCGGCACGGTGGCTGTCGCAACAGGCGGCCAGGCGGTCCAGCGCCCGCTGGTCACACGCCACAGCCTCAAGGAGGCCAAGGCGCAGGGCCAGAGACGCGTCCTGGTAGCGGACGACAACGAGACGAACCAGATGGTCGCGGTCCAGATTCTGCGCCGGCTCGGCTACCACGCCGAGGTCGCCGCGAACGGCGCTGAGGCGCTGGAAGCGTTTCGCACGATGCCCTTCGACCTGATCCTGATGGATTGCCAGATGCCTCAGATGGACGGCTTCGAAGCGACCCGGGCCATCCGGGAGGCGGAGAGGATCACGGGGCGGCACATGCCGATCGTTGCGGCCACGGCGAACGCCATGCGCGGCGACCGCGAGAAGTGCCTGGCCACCGGCATGGACGACTATCTCCCCAAGCCCGTGAAGATGGAGGACCTGAAGACCACGCTGGAGCGCTGGATCCCGCCGCGGCCGGCGGCCAACACCGGTTCCCAGTCCGCGCGCCCGGCGCGCTCCCCCTCGGACGGGAAGGCTCCCGCCGATCGGAAGCCCGCTTCCCCATCCAGGTCGGGCTCCGGGAAGAAAAAGAAAGGCCGGCCCGGCAACCCCCTCGATCCGGAAGTGTTCGGCCAGTTGCGGCAGGCCGACGGGGGGCATGGCGGATTTCTCGCCATGCTCATCGACAAGTTTTTCGAGGAGGCCCCCGCGCGCCTGGCGACGTTGAGCGACGCAGCCCTTCGAGGGGACAGGGAAGCGCTGGTCAAGGCGGCCCACAGCCTCAAGGGCAGCTCCGGTACCCTCGGTGCACGCGAGCTGTCCGAAATGTGCGCCGGCCTTGAGGAATGCGGGAAGGCCGGCAGGTTGAACGAGGCCGGGCTCCGCCTTTCGGCGATTCAGAAGGAGTACGACCGGGTCCGCAAGGCCCTGGACGCCGAGCGCCCGAGCGGCGCGGCCGGGCGCCGGTCGGCCTGA